Genomic DNA from Segatella copri:
TAGCTATTGTGTACTCCCTTCTTGTCGCGGAGCATCTCTTCGCCGGCAAGGATGAAAGGAACACCCTGTGAAGTGAAGACGCAGGTCTGCGCAAGCTGGTCGATGCGGAGCAACTCGGCAGTACGCATTGCTTCAGGGATATTCTTGTCGGTAAGAGATGCGATGCTTGCCTTCAGACGGTCTACCAGACACATATCGTCATGGCAGCTTACATAACTGATCTGCTCGGTAGGATTGTTGGTCCAAGGCTTCTTGTCATAGTTCACCTTTGTCATATCCACCTGCGGATGGGCGATGCCACCCACAATACCGAACTTCAGACTCTCCTCCTGACCTGTAAGACCAGCCAGGAGCGCTCCCTGATGGTCATCAGAGAAAGGACCACGGAGCGCATCGCGCATATCATCGCTGAAAGCACCGATGCCCTTGAGCTGCTGGGTATTCGCCTTCACCGCCAGTTTCTCGGTAGGATAAGCACAGCTGCCTGCACTCCATCCCTCACCATAAATATAGATGCTGGGATCGATGCGGTTTACCATCTCACGGATAGCCTGCATGGTTTCGATGTCATGAACACCCATCAGATCGAAACGGAAACCATCGATATGATATTCGTCTATCCAGTATTTCACGCTCTCCAGCATAAACTGGCGCATGAGAGGCTTCTCTGAAGCAGTCTCGTTGCCACAGCCTGAACCATCAGAATACTTACCATCCTTGGTTTTGCGATAATAATAATCAGGATAGGTACGCTGGAAATTGCTGCCATTGATATCGAAAGTATGGTTATATACGGCATCGAAAATCACTCGGATGCCTGCCTTATGCAGCGCCATCACCATCTCCTTGAACTCCTTGATGCGGGTTGCTGGAGAATAAGGGTCGGTAGCGTAACTGCCTTCCGGCACATTATAGTTTTTCGGATCATAACCCCAGTTGAACTGCGGTTTGTCGAGTCGGGTCTCATCTATAGAAGCGAAATCGAATACAGGCTGGAAGTGGATGGCGTTGATGCCCAGATTCTTGAGATATTCGATGGCCTTTGGCTCGGTGAGAGCGAGATATTTGCCCTTATATTTCAAGCCGGATGTAGGAGAAATGGAGAAATCACGCACGTGAAGCTCGTAGACAACGAGATCGGCTGGCGATTTCAGGGCAGGACGCACGTCCTGATCCCATCCAGATGGATCGGTATCATACAAATCTACGATGGCGCCACGGTTTCCGTTCACACCTACTGCTTTGGCAAATGTACCTGGTGTTTCACCCTTGCCAATATCAAAGGTATAGAACTTCCCCTTGAGGTCGCCCTTTACTGTAGCCTCCCAGCGTTCATCACCCAACCTCTTCATTTTCAGCGTTTTATAAGCCTTTCCTCCCTGACCTTGCTTATAAAGACGGAGGGTTACAGAAGACTTTTGGGCTGTTGGAGCATTCAGGATAAACATGGTTTTCTCCTTGGAATACATCATCTCATTGAATGTCTGCTGGGCATTCAATGAAGTTGGTAAAACGGTTGCTGTCAATGCTGCAATTATTAGTTTTTGGATATTCATATTGTTAAGTTATTGGTATACAGGATATTAAAGCGAACTGAGCGAAGAAAACTGTGACAGATTATCTACGCTCATTTTTAGCGTATTTCCGACCAACCGGACAGTTGGACGGAAATACGGAAATTATAAGCTTATTTAGCGAGCAAAGAGATGGCGAAACCACCACCACGTGCTTCGTTAATCTTCAAAACATCCCCCTTCTTCACAGTCTTGTGGATGATCTGATAAGATTTAGGGTTCTTCTCGTAGTCAGCAGTCTTGCCGTCCTGATAAATAGCGCAAGCATACTTCTTGCCCTTATCCAGGAAGTCGAGCTTTACTACGGCTGTGCGGGCTGCATCAGTCTTACCGCCTACAAACCAGTTATCGGTTCCCTTTGCCTTGCGGGCTACGGTGATATACTTGGCTGGCTCTGCCTCCAGATACTTGGAGTCATCCCAGTCGCAAGCTACGTCGCGGATAAACTGGAAGGCATCATCATACTTCTCATAATGCTCTGGAAGATCGGCAGCCATCTGCAGCGGACTGTACATTACGAGATAGAGCGAAAGCTGACCACAGAGAGTGGTATGAACATAACTCTTATTGTTGCTCCACTCAGAAAGCTTGGTCTCAAAGATACCAGGAGTATAATCCATCGGACCACCCTGCAGACGGGTGAATGGCAACATTACGGTATGATAAGACTTGTTACCGCCAAATGCCTCATACTCTGTACCACGTGCACTCTCGTTGCCAACCAGGTTAGGCCAGGTGCGGCAGATACCTGTAGGACGGGTTGCCTCGTGTGCATTTACCATGATATGATGCTTGGCAGCGGTCTCGATGACACGCTGGTAGTGATTGTTCATCAACTGGCTGTAGTGATACTCACCTCTTGGGATGATATCTCCCACATAACCGGTCTTCACGGCATCATAACCATATTTGTTCATCAGGTTGAAGGCATCTTCCATGTGGCGCTCGTAGTTGAGAGCTGCAGAAGATGTCTCGTGGTGCATCATCAGCTTCACGCCCTTAGAGTGAGCATAGTCGTTGAGCATCTTGATATCGAAGTCTGGATATGGAGTCACGAAGTCGAAGACATCGAGCTTCTGGTGACCGAACCAGTCTTCCCAACCTTCGTTCCAGCCTTCTACCAATACTTCCTGCAAACCGTTCTTGGCTGCAAAGTCGATGTAGCGCTTCACTTCCTCGTTGGTTGCACCATGAGTACCGTTAGGCTTGCACTTGCTGTAATCGGTTACACCGAGACGCACAGATGGCAGATCGTTGGTATAGCTCCAGGTCTTGGTACCCACAATCATGTTCCACCATACACCGCAGTACTTGGTAGGATGAATCCAGGATGTATCCTTAATCTTGCAAGGCTCGTTAAGGTTCAATGTCAACTTGCATGAAAGCATATCACGGGCATCATCACTTACCATCACGGTACGCCAAGGTGTATTGAATGGAGTCTGGATAAATCCCTTTCTGCCCACGGCATCAGGAGTGAGCCAAGACTCGAAGGTCAATGTTTTCTCATCCAGATTGAGGTGCATGGTAGGATAATCCAGGCAGGCAGCCTCATGGATGTTGATGTAGAGTCCGTCCTTGGTCTTCATCTGGAGAGAGGTCTGAACACCGGTATCAGAGAAGACGGTGGTAGATGAATTGCTCTTGTAAGCTTCACGGTTTTTCGCAATAATTGGGCGAATGCCTGTCAATGGAGTAATGTTGTAATCATACTCCTGTGTATCATAATCACCAGGAATCCAGTAAGCGGTATGATCGCCTGCCATGGCAAACTGGGTATGCTCCTCCTGGATGACGAAATAATTCAGACTTTCCTGTTGTGGGAACTCATAGCGCAAGCCCATACCATAATCATATACACGGAAACGGATGGTGATGTTACGCTTAGAAGCAGCCTGGTTCAGGTTTACCTCCATCTCGTTGTAATGGTTGCGGATGGTAGCGGTCTCGCCCCATACCGGCTTCCAGGTTTCATCGAAAGTCGATGTCTTGCTGCCGGTTTCAGTAAAACCATCCATCAGGCTGGTTTCCTCCATGCCCTTAGAGGCATGTTTATCCTTAGCCAGTTCCAATCCTAAGTGGGATGGCTTGCATACAGTCTTTCCCTTATAGCTCATCTCATAGGTAGGCTGTCCCTTTTCGGTCAAAGAGAATGTTACCGAGACGTTGCCGTTAGGCGACTTTACGGTCTGGGCTGCTGCCAACATAGGAAGCAAGAGACCCATCACTAATACATTCAGTTTTTTCATACTGTTCAGTTGTTGTTTATTCTTTTTTTGAATCTTCGTTAGTTTATCTCAATCATTATCTGTTTATTCTTAAGATAGTGCAAAGATACAAAAAACAAAAATACCCTCCACGTTTTGGGAGGGTATTTTTCTGCAAATGAGTGTGCAAACGTTTGCACTATATATAATCATGTTAGTTAGCATCTTCCAGACTGCGAAATCATTTCTGTGATATTCTGCACGAAACGCTTATCTGCAGCCAGATCCTCTATGTTGAGGTGCATGCGGTAACGCCAGTAATGCTTAGGGTTAGCCGGGATATTGATACGCTCAGCATCGGCATCAGGCAGACGAAGAGCCTCATCGGTAGCCAACCAGTCCTGGATGCTCAATATGCAGAGCATGGATGGAGAGGTAAGATGGCGGCTGATGATGTCGCTAGCCAACCAGCCTGGGAGTGGATGAGGTGCTGATCCCTGACGGTAGAGCATCGTATTGTAATACTCCTGGGTACGCTGGATATTCTCATCCCACCACATGCGCAGAGTAGGCATATCGTGGCTCGAAATGGTACATACCGAGCGGTATGGGTTACGGCTCAGATGTCCGAACTTAACCGATGGATCCTTTGGCATGCTCTGGAGTTCCAGACTCAATATCTTCAACTCGTCCATTACCCAAGGCACACAGTCTGGAACCATACCGAGGTCTTCGGCACAAACTAGCATGCGGGTAGCCTGAACCAGCTTAGGCAACTTTTTCATCGCCTCCTGATACCAGAACTGGTTGTTGCGGCGATAGAAATAGTCGTTGTAAAGGCGGTTAAACGCAGCCTTGTCATTATCATAGAGCGACTCGTAGATAAAGTCGAGCTGGGCTGAGATACGTGGATGGAAGACGCCAGGGTTGGTATGATTGCGTACGAAGAGTACATCGCTGATCAGGGCATACAAGCCATCACGCAGCCAGAGTTCCTTCTCATCTGTTACGTCAGCAAAGAGAGCCTCTACCTTGCGCTGGGTATCTACCTCAGGCTTCATCTGATAACGCTCGTCATCCAGACGGTCGAGATACTTCTCCTTTACCTCGCCGGCACGCTCATGGAACACACGATCCAATACCCAATCGGTAATGAACGGACGGGTAAAACGGTCTTCCTGGAAGTGCAAACCATAGCTTTCAATCTCTTCACGGCTCATGGCAAGCGCCGGTGCAAACTGTCCGAGCAATCCATGTACGCTATGTACCGGAATCTCCCAGATACGGAAGAAGCCCAATACGTGGTCGATGCGGTAAGCATCAAAATATCTTGCCATGTTCTTGAAACGGCGGTTCCACCACTGGCAGCCATCCTTCAGCATCTCAAACCAGTTATAGGTAGGGAATCCCCAGTTCTGACCATTGGCAGAGAAGTCATCTGGTGGAGCACCCGCCTGACCATTGAGGTTGAAGTATTTAGGTTCCGTCCATACATCGCAACCATTGCGGTTTACGCCGATTGGAATATCACCCTTCAAAATAACGCCCTTAGCCTTGGCATGCTCGTGAGCCTCCTGCATCTGGCGGTCCAGTACGAACTGTACGAAATAGAAGAACGCCACGTTCTTGTAAGCAGCAGTCTTAGGGTCGGCAAGCACCTTGCGCTCAGCCTCATCCCATACCTGATGATCTGGCCACTGGTTGAAATCAGCCGTACCATTCTTATCACGCAGGTATGAATACTGTGCGTAAGGAACCAGCCACAGTTCAGAAGCCTGGAAGAAAGCCTTGTATTCGGCTGTCTTCATCATCTTTTCACCTTCCTGATTGAAGATTTGGCGCAAGTAATTTATCTTGAAATCATTTACTTTCTCGTAATCTATCTTATCCAGTGCGTTCAACTCAGCACGTGTCTTCTCAGCCTCAGCACGAGCCTTGGCGTCCTTCAGCTCAGGGAGAGCATGGAGGTCGGCATACTGCGGATGAATAGCGAAGACGCTGATGCAGCTGTATGGATAACTGTCGGTCCATGTATGGGTGATGGTGGTATCATTGATAGGAAGGAGCTGGAGCACCTTCTGACCGGTAGAAGCCACAAAATCAATCATGGTCTTCAGGTCACCGAAGTCACCAATACCGGCACTCTTACGGGTACGCAATGAGAATACAGGCACCTGCGTTCCGGCAAGTTTGCGGTTATACAGAGCGAAGAAAGCCTGGTCGAGTTCATAAGATACCAACTCACCTGCCTTCATCTCCGGCAAATCCACGGTTCTGTTCATGCTGGTTTCCCAGAGAAGCTCGCTCTTCGCATTACGGAAAGCAACGAACTTAAACTCCAGATGGCTGCCCTCAAGATGAGTCGCATCAATATCAGCCACCCATTCATTATAGGTATGCTGAGTCATCGGAAGAATCTTCTGCACATCCCAGACACCCAAAGCTTTATCTGCACCCAATACCCCCAGACGCTCACCATCGCGAAGCTGAGGAGCACGGACTATCAGACGCACAATCTTGCTGTCCGTTTCCGGCTTCATCTCCTGTGGAGCCTGATGATTGATGCAATCGGTAAAGGCACTGCTGTAGAGGTAAGCATCCTCCGGCATAGCCTTCCAATGATCGTAAAGGGTATAAACCTCTGCCTTTCTGGCATTTACATCGAGCTGATGCTTGATTATAAGCCATTCGGTCTTGACTGCTCTTCCTTCACGTTCTACACTATAATAATAGGTATACGATTTTTCTGGTGATTCAACACACCAGTCGCATGCCCATCTTTGACCATCTGTCGTCTCGAGAGGAAGTTTCAGTTCACCTTCCTCCGTCTGAATGTTTACGACGATCTGTTCGCCGAACATTGCTTTATATTCAATATTAAACTGTACTGTCATAAGACTCTTAAAGGCTCTTGAAAATGTTATAATTTATGTTTGATGCTACAAAGGTAAGAAAAACGAGCGAAAAACGTATCTGAAATTTGCATATTTTTTCTCACAAATCGTGCAAACGTTTGCACTACCCCTACTCTGTAGAAACAATAATTAATCGTTCATCACATTTTATTCTGATTTCTTATCCTTGATGATACTCACAGACAGTGCACCCGCAATCAGCAGGATACCTGCCACAATCATCATATCGCTCTGATGAGAACCCACCAGACTCAAGACAATTCCACCGCAGATAGCAGCCACAATCTGAGGGATACAGATGGTTCCGTTAAACAGACCGAGATAAGCACCCATGTGACCATATCCCTGCAAAGCATTGGTAACAAAGGTGAAAGGCATCGCCAGCATGGCTGCCCAACCGGCACCAATCATCAGGAACGGAACAAACTGCAGATACTGGTCATGCAGGAAAGGTATCAGGGCAAAACCCACACCACCGATAACCAGACTGACAGCGTATGCCACCTTCGTATTCTTAAACTGAGGGAGAATCACTGCCCAGACTACACTACCTACAGCCTGTACGGCAAAGAGAATGCCCACCCAGTTGCCTGCCTCCTGGAATGCTTCAGAAGCAGGATCGGTCGTATTCCATACGGTTTCAGCGATGGCTCCCGTAGAATAATTCCAGAGATAAAGGAAACCAGCCCAGCAGAAGAACTGAACCAGTCCCACCTTCCAGAAGGTAGATGGCGCCTTGCGGAGCAAAGTAATCCAACCGGCCTTGTCTTCAGAAGCCTCAGCATTAGAATTCTTCACTCTTCCCTCTTCCCTCTTCGCTTCATTATACTCCGCATACTGCTGTGGATTCCACTCCTTCACCTTCATCGTGGTGTAGATAACACAGAGAATCAGGATAACCGCACCGATATAAAACGACCAGATGACAGAATCAGGAACCACACCCTTCTCAGCATAATTCTTGATACCGAGGAAGGTAAAGAGAAATGGGAAGATATATCCGGCTACAGAACCGGCATTGCAGAGGAAACTCTGGATAGAGTAAGCCTTTGCCTTCTGTTTTTCATTTACCATATCGCCTACCAACATCTTGAACGGCTGCATCGCCATGTTGATGCTCGTATCGAGGAACATCAGCGCTATCAGTCCGAAGAGCATCGCACCGCTCACGGTCAGTCCGAGCGAACCGGCATTCGGGAGCAGGCACATTACCAGGACGGCAATCGTAGCACCCACAAAGAGATAAGGGATGCGGCGACCGAAGTGGCACCACGTCTTATCACTCAACGTGCCCACGATAGGCTGAACCAGGATTCCCATCAGAGGAGGGAGAATCCAGAAATAACTCAAGTTGTGTGGGTCAGCACCCAACGTTGCAAAGATTCGGGAGATGTTGGCGCTCTGTAGGGCGTAGGCAATCTGTACTCCGAAAAATCCGAAGCTCAAGTTCCAGAGCTTCCAGAAACTTAAATCAGGTTTTTGTTTCATCGTTATATTGTTTTTATATTTTTATCTTGTTGTTCCTCTCACCACAAGTCGTGTTCTCACCACTCGCTTCTCCACCTCATCTCTAGGGATGGAGCCTTCCACCTGACCAATCAGGATATTGGCAGCTTCCTCGCCTACGGCTACACCTCGCTGCTCAACCGTAGTAAGCATCGGGTCGCACGCCTTGGCACGGTCACCATTGGTGAATCCGCAGATGCTGATTTCTTCAGGCACCTTGAATCCCATGCGCTTGGCGGTATAGAGGATACCGATTGCCGTATCATCATTGATGGCAAAGAAAGCATCCGGACGATCTTCCTCTATCAGAATATCCGGCGTTATTGCTTCGGCATTGGCACGGTCATCGCAGATCTTCACCCAGTCAGGGTTCTCCGTCAAGCCATGCTTTACCAGCGCATCATGATAACCGTTATATCGGTTCTTTGAGATTTCCAGATTCATCGGCGAGCCGTAGAAGGCAATCTTCTTACAGCCCGTATCAATCATGTGGGTAACGGCAGTAAAGGCACCCATATAGTCATCTACCACCACTCGCGAGCAGTTCACGCCCGTACATATTCTATCATAGAAGATGAGCGGCACCCCATTCTGCAGCAGTTTTTCGAAATGGTCATACTGCTTGGTATCCTTCGCCTGTGAAACGATGATGCCACAAACCTTGTTCTGATAGAAGTCTTCACAGATGGCCACCTCCTTATCGTAACGCTCGTTACTCTGCGCCACCATCACACGGTAACCTCTGGCTCTAGCCTCTTCCTCTATACCCGAAAGCACCGACATGAAGTAATAGTGTACCACCTGAGGCACAATAACTCCAATCACCTTCATCGGCTTCACCTTACTATGTCTTAAAGCTTCACCCAGGAAATTAGGAAAGAAGTTATGTTCACGCGCGTATTTCTGAATACGCTCCTTTTGGGCAGTACTGATACGAGAACTGTCCTTCAATGCCCGGCTCACTGTGGCAACACTTACGCCCAGATCGCGAGCAATATCTTTCATTGTTATTGTTTCTTTATCGCCCATTGCTATTAGTTGTGCTGCAAAATTACGAAATATCCTCAATATCAGTTCAAAGTTCTTGACTTAAATCAAGTAATTTCTGTGCAAACGTTTGCACAAAATAAATAACGGAATTAACACAAAAATAGTACAACATTAGAGAAAAGAACTTAATTTTGCACACAGAAACGACAAGTTTATGGGCAAGCGCCCCCATTCCTACCTTATATAATATAAGTAAGATGCCAGAAAGACTAAACAAGAGCCAGAACGGCATTTTGAGTAGGAACGACAACAACTTAAGCCAAGAAGAAAAGAAGAAAAAGTAAATAATTTAATATTATACATTAACTTAAAAATCAAGCAAATGATGAAGCAGGTAAAAATTAAATTGCCTCTCAGAGCGTTGACCCTAGCAAGCGGTCTGCTTCTGACGGTGAGTTCCTTTGCGCAGACAAATGCAGTTAAGGGACATGTGAAGGATGCTTCTGGTGAGCCTATCATGGGTGCTACCATTACAGTTAACGGTAAGGCAGTAGGTATTACCGACATGGATGGTAACTTCTCAGTTGATGCAGCGCCAGGTGCCAAGATTACATTCACCTATCTGGGTATGACACCGCAGACAGTGAAGGCATCTAGTAACATGAACATTACCTTGGAAGATGACTCAAAGGCTTTGAATGAAGTCGTTGTCATCGGTTATGGTGTGGCTAAGAAGTCAGACCTGACCGGTTCTGTAACAGCTATCAAACCTGATTCTAAGAATAAGGGTGTGGTTGTTAATGCACAGGATATGCTTACAGGTAAGGTTGCCGGTGTAAACATTACCAGCAACGACGGTACTCCTGGTGGTGGTGCCAAGATTCGTGTTCGTGGCGGTTCTTCTTTGAACGCATCTAACGACCCATTGATCGTTATCGATGGTCTGGCAATGGACAACGATGGTGTTAAGGGTCTTTCTAATCTCCTTTCTGTAGTTAACCCACAGGATATTGAGTCTTTCAGTGTCTTGAAGGATGCTTCTGCAACTGCTATTTATGGTTCCCGCGGTTCTAATGGTGTCATCATCATTACAACCAAGAAGGGTCGCAAGGGTCAGAAACCTACCGTTTCTTACTCTGGTAGCATAACCATCAGCGAGAAGAAGAACACAATTGATGTTCTTAACGCTGACGAGTTCCGTGCAACAGTTGAAAAACTGTATGGAAAAGACAGTGAAGCTTACAGCGCACTGGGTACAGCCAACACCAACTGGCAGGACTTGATTTACCGTACAGCTATCAGCCACGACCACAACATTACAGTTTCTGGTGCAGCAAAGTCACTCCCATACCGTGTTTCTGTAGGTTATACAGACCAGCAGGGTATCGTGAAGACATCTGACTTCAAGCGTGCAACAGCATCTTTGAACTTGAACCCATCATTCTTCCAGGATCACTTGACATTGAACCTGAATGCCAAGGGTATGTATGCTAGAACCTTATATACAGATGGTTCTGTTGTATCAGCAGCTGTAAGAATGGATCCAACTCAGGATCCATACAACTTTACATCTGAATATCACAAGAATCAGCTTAGAGACAAAGATGGCAACAGTCTCCTGGACCAGACTCTCAAGAACTATGGTGGCTATTTCCAGTGGTCAAAGAAAGCAGAGTATGGTGACAATACATGGCCTTTCACTTATGACAGCACCACACAGATGCCTAACCCTCTGTCTTTGCTGGATCAGGGCAGTCAGATTGCTCACAGCCGTTCATTCATCGGTAGTGCAGACATCGACTATAAGGTACACGGTTTCGAGGACTTGAGATTGCATGCTACCTTGGGTGCAGATATCTCAAAGGGTCGCCAGAGCCAGTCATTTGCTACATCTTGCACAAACGCATTGTACTATGGCAGCTACGGTGGTGAGGAAATTCTGAAGCGCAACCTCTCTTTGAGTGCTTACGCTCAGTACTACAAGGATTTCAACAAGATTCATCACTTCGACATCATGGCTGGTTATGAGTGGCAGCACTTCTGGCGCAGCAAGAACAATGACTATGTAGGTTATTATCCTGAAACAAATAACGATGCAAGTCTTGCTGGCACAGAGCGTCCTCATACTCCATATAGCGAGAAGAGCGAAAGCTACCTGGTATCTTTCTTCGGACGTGCCAACTACACATTGCTCGACCGTTACTTCCTGACAGCAACCGTCCGTGATGATGGTTCTTCACGTTTCAAGGAGCACTGGGCATGGTTCCCATCATTCGCTTTTGCATGGAAGGCTAACGAAGAAGCATTCCTGAAGAACGCTAACTGGTTGTCTGACTTGAAGCTCCGTCTGGGTTATGGTAAGACTGGTCAGCAGGCTGGTTCTATCGGCGATTATGAGTGGATTCCATCTTATTCTATCAGCACAGGTACAAATGGTTTCTATCCTGTTACTGGCACAGGTGAACTTTATAGACCAAACAACTACCGTCCTGACTTGAAGTGGGAAACAACCTCTACCTACAACGTAGGTTTGGATTGGGGCATCATGGATCAGAGATTGTCTGGTAGCGTAGATTGGTACTACAGAAAGACTACCGATCTGTTGAACTATGCTCCACTTTCTTCTATGGCAGGTTACAAGAACCAGGCATGGCAGAACATCGGTTCCTTGAAGAATACCGGTGTTGAAGCAGCTATTACCTGGCGTGCTATCCAGACCAAGGACTGGTTCTGGACCATGACATACAACTTCACTTACAACAAGAACGAGATTACCGACTTGAATGGTGTATCTGAGAATGGTGCTCCTGTTGTTAATACAAACATCAAGGTAGGTGATGGTTCTGGTGCTTATCTGCAGGCTAACCAGGTGGGTTATGCTATGAACTCATACTATGTTTACCAGCAGGTTTACGACAAGAACGGCAAGCCAATTGAGAACTGCGTAGTTGACCGTAACGGTGACGGTAAGATCAATGAAAGCGATAAGTATCTCTACAAGAGCCCAGCAGCTCCTGTAACCATGGGCTTCTCTTCTCGCTTGGAATACAAGAACTGGGACTTCGGTTTCTCTTTGCGTGCAAGCATCGGCAACTATGTATATAACAATGTTGAGCAGAGCATGAGTAACATGAATACAGGTGAGTGGTTCTCTAACTCTTTGAAGTACTTCTCTAACCGTATGAAGAGTACTGTTGAGAGAAACTGGCAGACCTACGAGATCACTTCTAAGTTGTCTGACTACTATGTGAAGAACGCTTCATTCCTGAAGTGCGACAACATCACATTGGGTTATAGCTTCAACAACCTGTTTAAGTCAAGCGGCTGGCATGGACTTTCAGGTCGTGCATACGCTACTGCATCAAATGTATTCACAATAACCAATTATGACGGTTTGGATCCAGAAGTAGGCGATGGTAACGACAACAACCTCTACCCACGTCCATTCTCTGTAGTAGTTGGTCTTAGCTTGAATTTCTAATAAGAAAGGATATCAATTATGAAAAAATATATTAAAAATATTGTTCCAGTAGCAGCACTTCTGCTCACAATGGGAACAGCAACATCATGTGTCGGTGATTTGGACGTTACTCCGATTAACCCAAACATCCAGACAGGCCTTAACATCGATGGTCTTTTCAACAAGTGCTATGCTAACTTTGCCCTGGCTGGTAATGGTGGTGCTAATGGTGACTGCGACATTGATGGTATTGACGGTGGAACATCTGGTTTTATACGCCAGACATTCAATGCAAACGAATTACCAACCGATGAGGCTATCTGCGGTTGGGGTGATGATGGTATAGCCGGCTTCTGCTATAATAGCTACAATGCCTCAAACCCAATGTTGATTGGTTTGTATGCCCGTATCACAACAGGTATTGCTTATTGCAACCAGTATCTTGCAGAAGCAGGAGATCAGGATGCAACCAAGCTTGCAGAGATTCGCTTCCTGAGAGTATACGAATATTTTAGCTTGATGGACGGATGGGGCAACATCCCATTTACACTTCAGCCATTGACCAAGCCTGAAAGATATACCAGAGCACAGGTTTACGAATGGCTTGAGAAGGAGCTTCTTGAAATAGAGCCAAGCCTTTCTGATGCAAAGGCTAAGAAGTCAACAGATGCCGGTTACGGTCGTGTAGATAAGGCTGCATGCTGGTTGCTTCTCTCCCGCCTCTACCTCAATGCAGAGGTTTATACAGGCACACCTCAGTGGGAGAAGGCTAAGTCATACGCCAAGAAGGTGATGGATTCTTCTTATAAGCTGAACACCAAAAGCGTAAACGGCTGGAGTGCTTACCAGATGCTCTTCATGGGCGATAACGGTGAGACAGATGCAGCTTACGAGGGTATCTTCCCTCTCTTGCAGGATGGTTTGAAGACCACAAGCTGGGGTACTACACTCTTCCTGTTGGCTTCTACCTACGATCAAGATATGCACGCAAATCCAAACAACCCTTCAGCTACCAATGGTACTGACCAGGCTTGGGGTGGTAACCGCGCTCGTCCTGACTTGGTGAAGAAGTTCTTCCCTAATGGTAACGTTCCAAATCTTGAAAGCTACGCTACAGCAAAAGCTGCCGGTGATGACCGTGCTCTCTTCAACGGTGTAAACCGTTCATTGGATAATGATGACGTTGCTACTTTCAAGAGCGGTTTCGGTGTTGCTAAGTTCACCAACTTC
This window encodes:
- a CDS encoding LacI family DNA-binding transcriptional regulator, with product MGDKETITMKDIARDLGVSVATVSRALKDSSRISTAQKERIQKYAREHNFFPNFLGEALRHSKVKPMKVIGVIVPQVVHYYFMSVLSGIEEEARARGYRVMVAQSNERYDKEVAICEDFYQNKVCGIIVSQAKDTKQYDHFEKLLQNGVPLIFYDRICTGVNCSRVVVDDYMGAFTAVTHMIDTGCKKIAFYGSPMNLEISKNRYNGYHDALVKHGLTENPDWVKICDDRANAEAITPDILIEEDRPDAFFAINDDTAIGILYTAKRMGFKVPEEISICGFTNGDRAKACDPMLTTVEQRGVAVGEEAANILIGQVEGSIPRDEVEKRVVRTRLVVRGTTR
- a CDS encoding 4-alpha-glucanotransferase, with the translated sequence MTVQFNIEYKAMFGEQIVVNIQTEEGELKLPLETTDGQRWACDWCVESPEKSYTYYYSVEREGRAVKTEWLIIKHQLDVNARKAEVYTLYDHWKAMPEDAYLYSSAFTDCINHQAPQEMKPETDSKIVRLIVRAPQLRDGERLGVLGADKALGVWDVQKILPMTQHTYNEWVADIDATHLEGSHLEFKFVAFRNAKSELLWETSMNRTVDLPEMKAGELVSYELDQAFFALYNRKLAGTQVPVFSLRTRKSAGIGDFGDLKTMIDFVASTGQKVLQLLPINDTTITHTWTDSYPYSCISVFAIHPQYADLHALPELKDAKARAEAEKTRAELNALDKIDYEKVNDFKINYLRQIFNQEGEKMMKTAEYKAFFQASELWLVPYAQYSYLRDKNGTADFNQWPDHQVWDEAERKVLADPKTAAYKNVAFFYFVQFVLDRQMQEAHEHAKAKGVILKGDIPIGVNRNGCDVWTEPKYFNLNGQAGAPPDDFSANGQNWGFPTYNWFEMLKDGCQWWNRRFKNMARYFDAYRIDHVLGFFRIWEIPVHSVHGLLGQFAPALAMSREEIESYGLHFQEDRFTRPFITDWVLDRVFHERAGEVKEKYLDRLDDERYQMKPEVDTQRKVEALFADVTDEKELWLRDGLYALISDVLFVRNHTNPGVFHPRISAQLDFIYESLYDNDKAAFNRLYNDYFYRRNNQFWYQEAMKKLPKLVQATRMLVCAEDLGMVPDCVPWVMDELKILSLELQSMPKDPSVKFGHLSRNPYRSVCTISSHDMPTLRMWWDENIQRTQEYYNTMLYRQGSAPHPLPGWLASDIISRHLTSPSMLCILSIQDWLATDEALRLPDADAERINIPANPKHYWRYRMHLNIEDLAADKRFVQNITEMISQSGRC
- a CDS encoding MFS transporter, which encodes MKQKPDLSFWKLWNLSFGFFGVQIAYALQSANISRIFATLGADPHNLSYFWILPPLMGILVQPIVGTLSDKTWCHFGRRIPYLFVGATIAVLVMCLLPNAGSLGLTVSGAMLFGLIALMFLDTSINMAMQPFKMLVGDMVNEKQKAKAYSIQSFLCNAGSVAGYIFPFLFTFLGIKNYAEKGVVPDSVIWSFYIGAVILILCVIYTTMKVKEWNPQQYAEYNEAKREEGRVKNSNAEASEDKAGWITLLRKAPSTFWKVGLVQFFCWAGFLYLWNYSTGAIAETVWNTTDPASEAFQEAGNWVGILFAVQAVGSVVWAVILPQFKNTKVAYAVSLVIGGVGFALIPFLHDQYLQFVPFLMIGAGWAAMLAMPFTFVTNALQGYGHMGAYLGLFNGTICIPQIVAAICGGIVLSLVGSHQSDMMIVAGILLIAGALSVSIIKDKKSE